The sequence GACGCTCGTCGGCCACCTCCAGCACTCCCGGGACCAGCAGACCGCCTACGACGAACTGCGCAGGCAACTCGCCCTGGGCACCGCCCCCGTGGGGCAGCGCACCTACGACGGAAAACCCCTCGCGGCGGGCGCCCCGATGGCGCTCCTGCGCATCCCCGCGCTCGGCCTGCGGGAGGTCGTCGGCGAGGGCACCACGTCCGGGGTGCTGATGTCCGGGCCCGGCCACCGCCGCGACACCCCGCTGCCCGGCCAGGCGGGCACCTCCGTGGTCATGGGCCGCCAGTGGGGGTACGGCAGCCCCTTCCACGGTCTGCACAGGCTTCCCGTCGGAGCGAGCATCGAGGTCACCACCGGCCAGACGAAGGCGGTGTACCGGGTCACCGGCGTCCGCCGACCCGGCGACGGTCTGCCCGCCCGGCTCGGCCGGGACCAGGGCCGGCTCACCCTCATCACCGCGACCGGCGGCCCCTACACACCCGCGGGCGTCCTGCGCGTCGACGCCGCGCTCACCACCCCCGTACAGCCGCATCCGCCCCGCGAGGCGCGCAGCGGCTGGATCAGCCCGGCCGAGGAGGCCCTTGCGGGCGAGAACGGTGCCTGGCTCACCGTCTTCCTCTGGTCGCAGGCGCTGCTGGCGGCCGCGCTGCTCGCCACCTGGGCGCTGCGGGTCTGGGGCGTCTGGCAGACGTGGATCACAGCGGTCCCGGTGCTCGGCGCCCTGGGGATCGCGCTCGCCTCGGCCGCCACCCGTCTGCTTCCCAACCTGCTCTGAGCCGCTACGAGCCGCCTTCGCACTGCACAGAGCCGCTACGAGCCGCCCTCGCACCGCACAGAGCCGCTGCGAGCCGCCGTCGGGCGGCCGTCGAACCGGCGCACACCGATCCGCCCCGAGAGCCGAGGAGTCACCCGTCCCATGACCGACCTCATCGACACCGCCGTCCAGCCCCGCACGGTCACCGGACCGGGCACCGCGCCCCTCGCCGCGACGCTCGAAGCGGACGCGATCTCCGCCTGGTTCGGCGACCACAAGGTCCTCGACCGGGTCTCGCTGACCATGCCCGCACGTCAGGTGACCGCCCTCATCGGCCCCTCGGGCTGCGGTAAGTCGACCTTCCTGCGCATCCTGAACCGGATGCACGAACTGATCGGCTCGGCCTCGCTG is a genomic window of Streptomyces sp. NBC_01237 containing:
- a CDS encoding sortase, which codes for MTVLTPPPPPPPPPSTVTAPHAPAPAAPLAPAPAPTSPPPAPAAARPGLALAGAALCVLAAVLLGFTANLTLVGHLQHSRDQQTAYDELRRQLALGTAPVGQRTYDGKPLAAGAPMALLRIPALGLREVVGEGTTSGVLMSGPGHRRDTPLPGQAGTSVVMGRQWGYGSPFHGLHRLPVGASIEVTTGQTKAVYRVTGVRRPGDGLPARLGRDQGRLTLITATGGPYTPAGVLRVDAALTTPVQPHPPREARSGWISPAEEALAGENGAWLTVFLWSQALLAAALLATWALRVWGVWQTWITAVPVLGALGIALASAATRLLPNLL